The DNA sequence ACGACGACTTGATGTAGGGACCTATAACCTCAGGGGTCACGATGTGGCTTCCTTTTTGCTCCGCAGTACGCGCCGGATCAGCCGTGCGCTTGCATCCGGTGCCAGTGCGGCAGATCGTAGCTGTTCGAAAGCGCGGGTGTAAGCCGCGAGATCCTCGGCGCCTTCGAGGATGGACGCGCCTCTGAGGTTATCGATGGCGACGGCCTCAACGGTCGGCTGATCCTCGAAGCAGAACGAAGAAAAGGGGTACGTCATTCCGGCCTTCACCCCTGCTGACAGGGGCAGGACCTGAAGGGAAACGTTCTGCCGCTTCCCCACCTCGAGAAGGTGTTCCAGCTGTCCGAGGTAGATGTCGTCGGGGACCAGCGAGTTGATGACCACCGGCTCCCAGATAACGGCCGCATACCTGGTCCCGCCTTCGCCGATCTTCGCTTGTCTCCCTTCGCGCACCTTCACCAACTGAGCCACGACATCGGGCGCCACATAGTCGGGTCCGGCCATGGTTACGCACTCTGCGTACCTCGCTGTTTGCAGGAGGCCCGGCACCAGTACCGTCTGCCATTCGCAAATGGCCGTGGCGTCGTCTTCAAGCGAAATGTGGTTTCGGTAACCCTCTGAAAGCTCCGGGAAGTTCAGCCACCATCCGCGATGGTTGCTGTTCTTGGCGAGCCACACGAGGTGGTCGCGCTCTTTCTCCTCGCTGACGCCGTACCGGTCGAGGAGCAGCAGAACCTCAGCAGGTTTGGCCGTGGTGATTCCGTCCTCCATGCGGCTGATCTTGGAGCGCGATCCGTAGATGAACTCCGCAGCCTGTGCCTGGTCGAAGCCAGCCTTGACCCTGTGGCGCTGCATCTTGCGGCCGAACCGCCTGCTACGCACAGTCGGCTTCCCACCTGCGGGCATGTCGTTGTCTCCCTCTCTCAAGCCCAAGTCTGCCCCCAAGAACGAACGTCGGGTGACGTTTCGCATCGAGCGAGGTTCGTGCACATGTGCACTCTAGGGGAGTTGCGGAAGTGAGAGTCGCCAGCCTAGCCTCTGTGCATGCGCCGCTACGGAGCGCAATCTTGACGCACAGTCAGAGGGTAGGTCTGCCATGCCCGATGCCGTTACGGACGACTCGCGACGGGACACCTTCCGGATCGCCAAGCACATAAGGAACGTGCCGGGAGCGCGGGCCCGGGTGGGCAAGAGCCTCGCGGACTGGGGCGTGAGCGGCGGCCTCGCCGACGACGTGATCCTGTCGGCGAGCGAGCTGGTGTCCAACGCGATCAAGCACTGCCGCGTGACCTTCGCCCAGATCGAGATCAGCGTCTCGGTGCAGGGCCAGGACATCGTGCTCGAGGTGACGGACCCGGACGGTGACAGACTCCCCCGACTCCGCGTCGTCGACATCGACGCGGAAGGCGGCCGCGGCCTCTACGTCATCGAGCAACTGGCGAACGCGTGGGGCCACACCCCCCGCCGGTGCGGCAAGTGCGTCTGGGCGCGCTTCGGCGTTGGCGTGGGGTATGCGGCCTTCGGTGCCGGTGACCGCCCGTCGGGCGACGAGTGAGGCCGCAGAATGACTGGAACCGCCCACGGCCCGGTTCCGTGTCGAGGGGCGAGTGGGCGGTTTCCTGTGGTCGGCGGTGGGTTACGCGAGCCAGTCGGCGTAGCGGGTGGGGGCGAGGTGGGCGTCCGTGTCGGTGAGGACGTCGCCCTTGACGGGGGCGAACATGCCGGCGGTGGGGTCGGTGACGACGGTGCGGTTGTCGCCCTTGTGGGACAGGGTGATCCGGCCCAGCTCGTCCAGGGAGAAGACCTCGGGACCCGCGATGTTGCGGATGCCTCTCAGCGGGGCGCCCGCGGCGACGTCGGCCACCGCGGCGGCCACGTCCTTGGCGGCGATCGGCTGGATCGGCGTGGCGGGCAGCCGGACGGTGGCGCCGTCGGAGGTCCAGGACAGGACGGCGTCCATGAACTCCATGAACTGCGTCGCCCGGACGATCGAGTAGGGGATCGGACCGGCCGCGAGGATCTCCTCCTGGAGCGCCTTGGCCCGGTAGTAGTCCAGCTCCGGCACCTGGTCCACGCCGACGATGGAGAGGATGACGAAGTGGCCGACGCCGCCCTTCTGGGCCGCGGCCAGAAGGTTGTCCATCGAGGTCCGGAAGAAGGCCAGGGAGGCTTCGTCGAAGGTCGGGGAGTTCGTCAGGTTGACGACGACGTCGGCGCCCGCCACCGCCTCGGCCACGCCCTGGCCGCTGATGACGTCGACTCCGGTGGACTGCGAGTGCGGGACCGCCTCGTGCCCGGCGGCGTTCAGATTCTTGACGACCTGCGACCCGATCAGCCCGGTGCCGCCGATGACCGCGAACTTCATGACATCCCTTTCGTCGGGGTTGGACTCATGAAGTATGTCCGTAATGCGGTATATGGTCCGCCAGGTGAGTGGGCCGTGCGCGGCGGACGCGGCCTGGCGCGAGGGGGTCGGCTGCGGGTGATCGGTGGGTGGTCAGTGGCCGCCGACGAACGTGACCGTCTCGTCGAGCGGCGCCCGGTCGGTGCGGGCGTCATTCACCGTGGCGTCCTCGAATCCGATCGACATGCCGCAGAAGAGGATCAGGTCGTCCGGTGGTGACAGGACCTCCGCGACGGTCGTGCGATACACCGACCATGCCATCTGTGCGCAGCTGTGCAGTCCTTCGGCGCGGAGCAGCAGCATGACGGTCTGTAGATACATGCCGACGTCGGCCCATTGGGGCGAGCCCATGTCGCGGTGGATGTAGCAGAACAGGGCGGCGGGCGCGCCGAAGCAGTCCCAGTTCGCGGCGGTGATCCGCCGGCGTGCCTCCCAGTCCTCGCGTGCGATGCCGAGGGCTCCGTAGCGCTGATCGCCGAAGGCGGAGCGGCGCTCGCGGTACGGGGACTTCAGCACGGGCGGGTACATCTCGTACTCCCGCTCGTCCCAGGGGTCGCCCGCGGCCACGCGCTCACCGGCGCGCTTCTTGAGTTCGGCCAGTGGCTCACCGGTCAGCACGTAGGTGTGCCACGGCTGGAGGTTCGATCCGGACGGCGACCACGCCGCGGCGGACAGGACGCGCTCCAGTACCTGCCTCGGGACGGGATGGTCCGTGAATCCGCGCACCGCTCGTCGGCTCGTGACCGCCTCGTAGACGTCCATGTCCGCCTGCCTCTCCATCCGCTTTCGCGTTATCCGTCCAATCCGTCCGTGCGCCTTTCTTTGTTGCGGTCGATACGGTATCACTCGATACTATTTTGTGCGACACCTGGGCCGTGCGCAGGATGGGGCGGGGGAGATGCGCGGCCGTGCGGATGCCGCGGGCGTGCTTACGCCTCGCTGTCCGAGGGGTGCGCCACTCGGGTCAGCAGATCCGTCAGCTGCTCGGGCTCGCCGGGTCCCAGGTCGGCGACCAGGTGCTCGGCCAGCGGCTCCGCCGCCGCGTGGGCCGCGTCGAACAGCTCGAGCCCCTGTGGCGTGATCTCCACCGCCCGCGCCCGGCGGTCCCCCGGAACGGCCTTGCGTACGGCCAGCCCCTTGCGCTCCAGGTCGTCCACGACGCGCATGATGCCCGCCTTGTCCGACCCGGTCGCCGTCGCCAAGTCCCGCTGCACCGTGGGCCCGTGGTTGACCAGCTCGATCAGCACGGCGAAATGCCGCAGCTCGACGCCGAGTGGCCGGAGCGCCTCCGCCAGTACCGCGGTCGCGCGCCAGTGCGCCCGGCGCAGCAGCAGGCCGAGGGCGAAGGGTGACGCGTCCCCGGGGCGGTCGGTCGCGCGCGGGGCGGTGGTTCGGTGCGGAGGGTCGGCGGCCATGGGGTCACATTACAGCCACCCGTTCACTCGATATGGTCGCGTTTGATACTAAAACTGGTATCAGCGCTCGCCCAGCCAGATCGGGTTCGTCATCGCCGCCATCGGGCCCGGTATGCCCGAGGCGCCGCCGTCCGCCGGGGCGTGGCGCACCTCGGCGCGGACATACGCCGCGTAGGACGCCGTCGTGCGCCATTCGGCCGTGACCGTCCCGGAGTCGGGGACCGCCGTGCCGTACAGCTGGCCCTGGTCGGTGAGGAACCGCACCGAGCAGGACGGGCCCACCCCGGAGACCTTCAGCCGGACCGTCACCTCCTCCGTGCGGCCGACCTGGAGGCGCTCACCGATGCCCGCGTGCTTGCCGCGGCCGCCGACCGCCTCGAAGGTGAGGTCGATCTTCGAGGACTCCGCGATCCAGCACCGGCCGGCCCGGATGCCCTCCTGGAGCGCGGTGCGGGAGAGGTCGTCGGCGAGCACCACCGTCTGCGGCAGGCCCACGACCTGGGGTTCGCGGTGGGCGTCGCTGTGGCCCACGGCGGGGAGCCAGCGGCCATCGCCGCGGGAGGCGGCGACCAGGGTGTTGTCCCACTCGGAGACCGTGATCTCGTCGTCCGGGGTGAAGTCCGCGTTCCACACCTCCACCGCGTCGGCCTCGTTGAAACCGAACTTCCAGTTGCAGCCGACACAGGTGCCGTGCGGATGCGCCGGGATCACCAGACCGCCGGCCTGCCGGATCTTGCGGGCGAACTGGCCGAAGCGGTTGTCCCGGGCGCGGTAGCGCCAGTCGATGAAGACGCCGGGGTCGGTGCCGAGGGCGACCACGTGGCCATTGCGCGTGGTGATCTCCTCGCCGGTGAGGATCAGCAGGTCATCGCCCCACAGGCCGTCGAACGCGCCATGCGAAGAGATGGTGTTGTGCTCGGTGGTGGTGATGAAGTCCAGCCCCGCGGCGCGGGCGGCGGCGACCAGCTCGGCCGGGGTGCGCTTGCCGTCGGAGTGCACGGTGTGCAGATGTGAGTCGCCCCGGTACCAGGCGCGGCCCCGGCCCTTGGCCCGCTGCGGCGGGTGGACCGGCTTCGGGGTGGTGCCGGGCTCCCCGTACCGCAGCGTGACGGTGACCTCGTAGTCCAGGCCCTGCGGGGCGACCGTGTACGGCCCCAGCACCACATGCCAGGTGCCCGCGTGCACCGGCCCCGCCAGATAGCCGGGCGTCGCCTCCTCGGCGCTGATGGCGAACTCCGTACGGGCGCCGCCGGACCAGCCGCGGAAGCCGCGTCCGCCCAGCTCCGTGCCGCGCTCGTCGAAGATGCCGATATCGCATGCGTTTCCCTGCGTGCCGGCCGGGACGCTCGGCTTGTCGTAGGTGTACGACACGGCGATCTCGCGGACCCCGCCCGGCACCTCGACCGGCACGTAGACGAAGTCCGGCGCGCCGGTCGGCAGATGACCGCTGAGGGTCTTCGTCTGCTCACGGGCGTCTCCCGCGCCGGCCGCGTCGGCCTGGGTGAAGGTCATGGGATCGAGTGTCAGCACACCGGCCGCGCCCGCAAGCGCGGAGAGCCTGAGTACATCGCGTCGCTGCATGAGGTGCCCCCCAGAGTCGAGAGTGCCGTCCGACACCCGCGTGACACCGTTGTACGCGTGAGTGACACGCGCGGAAAGCCCTGTGGATAACTCCATGGCGGCGAGGGAACGTACGGGTCCGCACCGCCCCCGTCACCCTCGTGCCCCCGTGGCGTGCACCCGTCCGTGTCCCCGCCAAGTCCCGTCCACGTGCCGCCCGGAGAGCGGCCGACGACGCCCGGTGCGCGCGCCCCGCGCACGTCACCGTTCCGTATTCCCGGACCCGGCCCCGACCTGCCGTGATCAGACCCACAAAACCGCAGGCCCAGGCCGTCTGGCGGTGTCCCGCACCGCTCGTATGCTCGGAGGATGACCACGAGCGCGCAGGGAAACGAACCGGACGCCCCGACTGGCTCCGCCGCCCCCACAGCCAACGCGATGCGCCGTGCGCTCAAGCGCGCCCGCGACGGCGTGGCGCTGGACACCGCCGAGGCGGCGGTGCTGCTCCAGGCACGCGGTGACGATCTGAAGGATCTGATGGCCTCCGCCGCCCGGGTCCGCGACGCGGGCCTGGAGGCCGCCGGCCGCCCCGGGGTCATCACCTACTCGCGCAGTGTCTTCATCCCGCTCACCCGGCTGTGCCGGGACAAGTGCCACTACTGCACCTTCGCGACCGTCCCCGGCAAGCTGCGCCGCGCGGGCCACGGGATGTTCATGTCGCCCGACGAGGTCCTCGCCATCGCCCGCCGGGGCGCCGAAATGGGCTGCAAGGAAGCGCTGATCACGCTCGGCGACCGCCCCGAGGACCGCTGGCCCGAGGCGCGCGCCTGGCTGGAGGCCGAGGGGTACGACGACACCATCGCGTACGTACGGGCCATGGCGATCCGCGTCCTGGAGGAGACCGGCCTGCTGCCCCACCTCAACCCCGGCGCCCTGACCTGGACCGACTTCCAGCGGCTGAAGCCGGTCGCGCCGTCCATGGGCATGATGCTGGAGACCACAGCCGAGCGGCTGTGGAGCGAGCCCGGCGGCCCCCACTACGGCTCGCCCGACAAGGAGCCGGCGGTGCGGCTGCGCGTGCTGGAGGACGCCGGGCGCAGCTCGGTCCCCTTCACCAGCGGGCTGCTGATCGGGATCGGCGAGACGCACGAGGAGCGGGCGGATTCGCTGTTCGCGCTGCGCCGTGTCTCCCGCTCGTACCACGGCATCCAGGAAGTGATCATCCAGAACTTCCGCGCCAAGCCGGACACCGCCATGCGGGGGATGCCGGACGCGGAGCTGGACGACCTGGTCGCCACCGTCGCCGTCGCCCGCCACATCCTGGGCCCGTCCGCCTGCA is a window from the Streptomyces luomodiensis genome containing:
- a CDS encoding helix-turn-helix domain-containing protein, with protein sequence MPAGGKPTVRSRRFGRKMQRHRVKAGFDQAQAAEFIYGSRSKISRMEDGITTAKPAEVLLLLDRYGVSEEKERDHLVWLAKNSNHRGWWLNFPELSEGYRNHISLEDDATAICEWQTVLVPGLLQTARYAECVTMAGPDYVAPDVVAQLVKVREGRQAKIGEGGTRYAAVIWEPVVINSLVPDDIYLGQLEHLLEVGKRQNVSLQVLPLSAGVKAGMTYPFSSFCFEDQPTVEAVAIDNLRGASILEGAEDLAAYTRAFEQLRSAALAPDASARLIRRVLRSKKEATS
- a CDS encoding SDR family oxidoreductase, whose protein sequence is MKFAVIGGTGLIGSQVVKNLNAAGHEAVPHSQSTGVDVISGQGVAEAVAGADVVVNLTNSPTFDEASLAFFRTSMDNLLAAAQKGGVGHFVILSIVGVDQVPELDYYRAKALQEEILAAGPIPYSIVRATQFMEFMDAVLSWTSDGATVRLPATPIQPIAAKDVAAAVADVAAGAPLRGIRNIAGPEVFSLDELGRITLSHKGDNRTVVTDPTAGMFAPVKGDVLTDTDAHLAPTRYADWLA
- a CDS encoding ATP-binding protein — protein: MPDAVTDDSRRDTFRIAKHIRNVPGARARVGKSLADWGVSGGLADDVILSASELVSNAIKHCRVTFAQIEISVSVQGQDIVLEVTDPDGDRLPRLRVVDIDAEGGRGLYVIEQLANAWGHTPRRCGKCVWARFGVGVGYAAFGAGDRPSGDE
- a CDS encoding nitroreductase, whose protein sequence is MDVYEAVTSRRAVRGFTDHPVPRQVLERVLSAAAWSPSGSNLQPWHTYVLTGEPLAELKKRAGERVAAGDPWDEREYEMYPPVLKSPYRERRSAFGDQRYGALGIAREDWEARRRITAANWDCFGAPAALFCYIHRDMGSPQWADVGMYLQTVMLLLRAEGLHSCAQMAWSVYRTTVAEVLSPPDDLILFCGMSIGFEDATVNDARTDRAPLDETVTFVGGH
- a CDS encoding CehA/McbA family metallohydrolase, with protein sequence MQRRDVLRLSALAGAAGVLTLDPMTFTQADAAGAGDAREQTKTLSGHLPTGAPDFVYVPVEVPGGVREIAVSYTYDKPSVPAGTQGNACDIGIFDERGTELGGRGFRGWSGGARTEFAISAEEATPGYLAGPVHAGTWHVVLGPYTVAPQGLDYEVTVTLRYGEPGTTPKPVHPPQRAKGRGRAWYRGDSHLHTVHSDGKRTPAELVAAARAAGLDFITTTEHNTISSHGAFDGLWGDDLLILTGEEITTRNGHVVALGTDPGVFIDWRYRARDNRFGQFARKIRQAGGLVIPAHPHGTCVGCNWKFGFNEADAVEVWNADFTPDDEITVSEWDNTLVAASRGDGRWLPAVGHSDAHREPQVVGLPQTVVLADDLSRTALQEGIRAGRCWIAESSKIDLTFEAVGGRGKHAGIGERLQVGRTEEVTVRLKVSGVGPSCSVRFLTDQGQLYGTAVPDSGTVTAEWRTTASYAAYVRAEVRHAPADGGASGIPGPMAAMTNPIWLGER
- a CDS encoding MarR family winged helix-turn-helix transcriptional regulator, producing MAADPPHRTTAPRATDRPGDASPFALGLLLRRAHWRATAVLAEALRPLGVELRHFAVLIELVNHGPTVQRDLATATGSDKAGIMRVVDDLERKGLAVRKAVPGDRRARAVEITPQGLELFDAAHAAAEPLAEHLVADLGPGEPEQLTDLLTRVAHPSDSEA